A section of the Cuniculiplasma divulgatum genome encodes:
- the queC gene encoding 7-cyano-7-deazaguanine synthase QueC, whose product MIGKAVCLLSGGIDSTTVLAIALSKGYDCTAISFDYGQRHSRELEASARVADHFHVQRHVVRMNLNEVTISALTGQKDVETRSLDHIEESIPNTYVPSRNIIFLSIAASMAESIGANHIFIGANAVDFSGYPDCRPAFYNAFEDALNLGTVAGSEHPFRINVPLQYLTKGEIIKTGRSLNVPYDLTTSCYLGREKACGKCDSCLLRLKGFMEAGIPDPIPYESYPEFYRKFLEKN is encoded by the coding sequence ATGATTGGTAAGGCAGTATGTCTGCTGTCCGGAGGGATCGATTCCACTACAGTACTGGCAATCGCCCTCAGCAAGGGGTATGATTGCACGGCCATAAGCTTTGATTATGGCCAGAGACATAGCAGGGAACTTGAAGCATCTGCCAGGGTGGCGGATCATTTCCACGTGCAAAGGCATGTAGTCAGGATGAATCTGAATGAGGTTACAATCAGTGCCCTGACCGGCCAGAAGGATGTGGAGACCAGGTCACTGGATCATATAGAGGAGAGCATTCCCAATACTTATGTGCCATCAAGAAACATCATATTCCTTTCCATAGCTGCATCAATGGCAGAATCCATAGGCGCAAATCATATCTTCATCGGTGCCAATGCAGTTGATTTCTCAGGATATCCAGACTGCAGGCCAGCCTTCTATAACGCTTTCGAAGATGCGCTGAACCTGGGAACAGTGGCCGGATCTGAACACCCCTTCAGAATAAATGTTCCACTGCAATACCTTACCAAGGGAGAGATAATAAAAACAGGAAGGTCACTGAATGTGCCCTATGATCTGACAACCTCCTGTTATCTTGGCAGGGAGAAGGCATGTGGAAAATGTGATTCCTGCCTCCTGAGGCTGAAAGGGTTCATGGAGGCCGGCATCCCCGATCCGATCCCTTACGAATCTTATCCGGAATTTTATAGAAAATTTCTTGAAAAAAATTAG
- the mdh gene encoding malate dehydrogenase, with protein MVRKKISVIGAGNVGATVAQFVALKELGDVYLFDVVDGIPEGKGLDIMEGSPHWGTDVDVRGFTTTNPEAYRNMENSDVIVITAGLARKPGMSRDDLLNKNVEIMSDVARNVKKYSPNSKVVVVSNPADIMAYAFQKVSGVKPEYIMGLGGSLDSSRFRTFLAMELNVSVEDVNAFVIGGHGDDMVPFIRYSNVSGIPISNLLSKEKIEEIVKRTRFGGGEIVNYLKTGSAYYAPGISITAMVESIIKDKHRVIPCAAYLEGDHAKHYGASGIFIGVPISIGSNGVERIYDMDFTAEEKALWEKTVKGVQENCKKVDDFLKSKN; from the coding sequence ATGGTAAGAAAAAAGATTTCAGTAATAGGAGCCGGAAACGTAGGGGCTACTGTGGCTCAGTTTGTAGCACTGAAGGAACTAGGCGATGTTTATTTATTCGATGTGGTGGACGGTATTCCTGAAGGGAAGGGCCTGGATATTATGGAAGGGAGCCCGCACTGGGGCACAGATGTTGATGTGAGAGGATTCACAACAACAAATCCAGAGGCGTACAGGAATATGGAGAACTCAGACGTCATAGTTATAACAGCTGGGCTTGCAAGAAAGCCAGGCATGAGCCGTGACGATCTTCTGAACAAGAACGTTGAGATAATGTCTGATGTTGCCAGGAATGTCAAGAAATATTCCCCAAATTCAAAGGTTGTGGTGGTCTCAAATCCTGCTGATATCATGGCATACGCTTTCCAGAAGGTTTCAGGAGTGAAGCCGGAATACATAATGGGACTTGGAGGGTCACTGGACAGTTCAAGATTCAGGACTTTTCTTGCAATGGAGCTTAACGTATCAGTTGAGGATGTCAATGCATTCGTCATTGGTGGACACGGTGATGACATGGTGCCTTTCATAAGATACTCAAACGTCTCAGGCATCCCAATCAGCAACCTTCTTTCAAAGGAGAAGATTGAAGAGATCGTAAAGAGAACAAGATTCGGCGGTGGGGAAATAGTGAACTACCTGAAGACTGGAAGTGCGTATTACGCGCCAGGTATCTCCATCACTGCGATGGTAGAATCAATAATAAAGGATAAGCACAGAGTCATCCCATGCGCAGCCTACCTGGAAGGGGACCATGCAAAGCATTACGGCGCATCCGGCATATTCATCGGTGTTCCCATAAGCATAGGCTCAAACGGTGTTGAGAGAATATACGATATGGATTTCACTGCCGAGGAGAAGGCCCTCTGGGAGAAAACAGTTAAGGGAGTTCAGGAGAACTGCAAGAAGGTTGACGACTTCCTGAAATCCAAAAACTAA
- a CDS encoding DUF835 domain-containing protein has translation MILVYDGSGSEEEMLRELMVPTGMEFKLLKKLSVRVLEEASPTTLIYFVDGEMPSEDEKLFLTERREFLLILMYRSVPEVNERIKYSSELVPVDPDNIDETRDRLRKALSSHTVRKLRTINDTTIYLAKNGLYPGNTYFTNPDNTGLFTSMLISKHIDRDRSLVVSRFNLRMEMPEILNDRNFIWVTDSIGAQRNRPVNLTFIVDTIIKRINEGSTYLIFIDIFDLMIVYHSFYDVARSFELIKSAAMEKEVYLILVLGEESMDHIQFGQITRYCYEWSPRKINELER, from the coding sequence ATGATTCTTGTATATGATGGGTCTGGCAGTGAAGAGGAAATGCTCAGGGAGCTTATGGTTCCCACTGGCATGGAATTCAAGCTGCTGAAGAAACTGAGCGTCCGAGTTCTGGAGGAGGCCAGTCCCACCACTTTAATATATTTCGTAGATGGAGAAATGCCCAGTGAGGATGAAAAGTTATTCCTCACTGAAAGAAGAGAATTCCTCCTCATACTCATGTACAGGTCCGTTCCCGAAGTGAATGAGCGGATAAAGTACTCATCGGAGCTTGTGCCAGTAGATCCTGACAACATTGATGAAACCAGGGATCGCCTTCGGAAAGCTCTTTCCAGCCATACGGTCAGGAAGCTAAGGACAATAAATGATACCACCATATACCTGGCCAAGAACGGACTTTATCCTGGAAACACATATTTCACTAATCCAGATAACACTGGCCTTTTCACATCCATGCTCATCTCAAAGCATATTGACAGGGACAGATCACTTGTTGTTTCACGGTTCAACCTGAGAATGGAGATGCCGGAAATTCTCAATGACAGAAACTTCATCTGGGTGACTGATTCAATCGGGGCTCAACGAAACCGGCCGGTGAATCTCACATTCATTGTGGATACAATAATTAAGAGGATAAATGAGGGTTCAACTTACCTGATTTTTATTGACATATTTGACCTGATGATAGTTTACCATTCCTTCTATGACGTGGCGCGTTCCTTTGAATTGATAAAGAGCGCGGCCATGGAAAAGGAAGTGTACCTGATACTTGTCCTGGGTGAGGAATCCATGGACCACATCCAGTTTGGACAGATCACAAGATACTGCTATGAATGGAGCCCCAGAAAGATAAACGAACTGGAGAGATGA
- the gvpD gene encoding gas vesicle protein GvpD, whose translation MKAREGLIGLLDNFFSQKFGKSLVIKGKPGAGKTTFALGYLEGILGNTPVCYLSSRFSDDSLFESFPWLKDVSIKNREGGTQSDLTSVSTDSLQKLERMIEEGQISSSLNKGLILNIADLLPDIRSIYEFVDANYGNNPLIVIDSMEALSEKYDMSSLTLFSVLHSDLVEKSRANIIAILEANENQKLEYFSDGVVSMDYYVDADFLVRRATVEKLRGVSLGSTPVYLYTLKDGRFDPFKQNLIIYPETRITVEAGKPHEEFEVPLDSSDLPKLTPTGAKSIPLGSVIMFHRKDNSNVVNDVVNLVKNNLIKNAISVGRGVIDATSSSYETSRILVNVMDPETMKHYITAEKSKRANSFVINLEGKSIVEDFPNDVIDFFMSSSSRPNLYFFSTDFLMFTYGPDFFGDLVNLINGIRPTGATIIIADDEYYGKISHYSNLAIHFKEVSGYALMNSAPRISYAAIPEYDKSHWPDIKLFDIV comes from the coding sequence TTGAAAGCTAGGGAAGGACTTATTGGATTACTTGACAATTTCTTCAGCCAGAAATTCGGAAAATCACTGGTGATCAAGGGGAAACCGGGTGCAGGTAAGACAACTTTTGCACTTGGATATCTTGAGGGTATCCTTGGAAACACTCCCGTATGCTACCTTTCGTCCAGGTTTTCCGATGATTCTCTTTTTGAATCCTTTCCCTGGCTCAAGGATGTGTCCATAAAGAACAGGGAAGGAGGTACACAGTCAGACCTCACGTCGGTCAGCACAGATTCCCTGCAGAAGCTTGAGAGAATGATAGAAGAAGGTCAGATTTCCAGTTCACTCAATAAGGGCCTGATCCTCAATATAGCCGATCTCCTGCCCGATATAAGATCCATATATGAGTTCGTGGATGCAAATTACGGGAATAATCCACTGATAGTTATAGATTCAATGGAAGCCCTGTCAGAGAAGTACGACATGAGCAGTTTGACGCTCTTTTCTGTCTTACATTCAGATCTTGTGGAAAAATCCAGAGCAAATATCATTGCAATCCTTGAAGCCAACGAGAACCAGAAGCTGGAGTACTTTTCGGATGGCGTTGTATCAATGGACTACTATGTTGATGCAGATTTCCTTGTAAGGCGGGCCACTGTGGAGAAGCTCAGGGGAGTATCACTGGGATCCACGCCGGTCTACCTGTACACACTCAAGGATGGCAGGTTTGATCCTTTCAAGCAAAACCTCATAATATACCCTGAAACCCGTATTACCGTTGAGGCTGGAAAACCCCACGAGGAATTTGAAGTGCCCCTTGATTCATCCGACCTCCCCAAGCTTACTCCAACCGGAGCGAAATCAATTCCCCTTGGATCTGTAATAATGTTTCACAGGAAGGATAATTCAAACGTGGTCAACGATGTTGTCAACCTTGTGAAGAACAATCTCATTAAAAATGCGATTTCTGTGGGTCGTGGTGTAATTGATGCCACGTCCAGCAGCTATGAGACTTCAAGGATACTTGTGAACGTTATGGATCCTGAAACCATGAAACATTACATAACGGCCGAGAAGTCCAAGAGGGCCAACTCGTTTGTCATAAATCTTGAGGGGAAGAGCATTGTGGAGGATTTCCCCAACGACGTCATAGATTTCTTCATGTCATCATCATCCAGGCCAAACCTCTATTTCTTTTCCACGGATTTCCTGATGTTTACGTACGGCCCAGACTTCTTCGGCGACCTGGTGAACCTCATAAACGGCATAAGACCCACCGGAGCAACCATAATAATAGCAGATGACGAGTATTACGGAAAAATTAGCCATTACTCAAATCTTGCCATCCATTTCAAGGAAGTCAGTGGCTACGCGTTGATGAATTCTGCCCCCAGGATATCTTACGCTGCCATTCCTGAATATGACAAATCGCACTGGCCGGACATTAAACTTTTTGACATTGTGTGA
- the hemB gene encoding porphobilinogen synthase, producing the protein MFPVSRPRRLRSSQNIRDLVAESAIKPEKLIMPVFVDEGAKKAVPIRSMPGIYRYPLSELEDHLISLQSSGVRSILLFGIPVNKDDVGSSAYDENGIVQKAIGISKERTDLITIADLCMCEYTSHGHCGILRGDYVDNDATLDSYGKIAKTYAEAGVDLIAPSGMMDGQVGRIRKTLDDAGYSKIPIMAYSAKYASSLYGPFREAAESTPSFGDRRSYQMDPRNSREAMREIDLDVKEGADIIMVKPALFYLDVIRGVRRKYSLPLAAYSVSGEYTMIRNAVDAGYLSANAIEEAVGSIFRAGADMVITYFAQYLTEKL; encoded by the coding sequence ATGTTTCCTGTATCAAGACCCAGAAGATTGCGATCTTCGCAGAATATACGTGATCTCGTTGCAGAGAGTGCCATCAAGCCTGAAAAACTCATAATGCCTGTATTTGTGGATGAGGGGGCAAAGAAAGCAGTTCCCATCAGGTCCATGCCAGGCATATACCGCTACCCACTGTCAGAACTTGAAGACCACCTGATCTCCCTTCAGAGTTCCGGAGTCAGGAGCATACTGCTCTTTGGAATTCCAGTAAACAAGGATGATGTGGGCAGTTCTGCTTATGATGAGAACGGCATTGTCCAGAAAGCCATAGGCATCAGCAAGGAAAGAACTGATCTAATCACCATTGCCGATCTGTGCATGTGTGAATACACCAGTCATGGTCATTGCGGAATACTCAGAGGCGATTATGTGGACAATGATGCCACATTGGATTCCTATGGCAAAATAGCAAAGACCTATGCCGAGGCTGGTGTCGACCTCATAGCACCAAGCGGCATGATGGATGGCCAGGTAGGCAGGATAAGAAAGACTCTGGATGATGCCGGATACTCGAAAATCCCAATAATGGCATACAGCGCAAAATATGCCTCGTCTCTCTACGGGCCATTTCGTGAGGCTGCGGAATCGACCCCCAGCTTCGGTGACCGCAGGAGCTACCAGATGGATCCCCGGAACTCAAGGGAGGCAATGAGGGAGATTGATCTGGATGTGAAGGAGGGCGCCGACATAATCATGGTTAAACCTGCCCTCTTCTACCTTGATGTAATAAGAGGCGTGAGGCGAAAATATTCACTGCCCCTGGCTGCATACAGTGTCAGCGGCGAATACACAATGATCAGGAATGCGGTGGATGCAGGTTATCTCTCTGCAAATGCCATAGAAGAGGCCGTAGGATCCATCTTTAGGGCAGGAGCCGACATGGTCATAACATACTTTGCACAGTATCTGACGGAAAAATTGTGA
- a CDS encoding peroxiredoxin, producing the protein MAVTLGQKAPDFTVNSTQGPITLSNFKGKWVLLFSHPADFTPVCTTEFMAFSESYDEFKKLGVELIGLSVDSIYSHIAWLKDIKDRYGIEVPFPVLADLEREVATQYNLLDPKVGTTVRGVFIIDPNQTVRWMIYYPAETGRNIREIIRVIKALQFNWDKKLATPANWEPGKEGIASAPSTLKDALAREKEEGAERWYLKRVKA; encoded by the coding sequence ATGGCAGTAACATTAGGACAGAAAGCACCGGATTTCACAGTAAACTCAACGCAGGGTCCAATAACCCTATCAAATTTCAAGGGAAAATGGGTATTGCTTTTCTCGCATCCTGCAGACTTCACGCCTGTATGCACAACAGAATTCATGGCATTTTCAGAATCCTATGACGAGTTCAAGAAACTTGGAGTGGAACTCATAGGGCTCAGTGTGGACAGCATATATTCCCATATAGCCTGGCTCAAGGATATAAAGGACAGGTATGGGATTGAAGTTCCGTTCCCTGTTCTTGCAGATCTTGAGAGAGAGGTTGCAACCCAGTATAATCTGCTCGACCCTAAGGTGGGCACAACAGTAAGGGGAGTTTTCATAATAGATCCCAACCAGACTGTAAGGTGGATGATATACTATCCTGCTGAAACCGGAAGGAATATCAGAGAAATCATACGTGTCATAAAAGCCCTTCAGTTCAACTGGGACAAGAAACTGGCCACGCCTGCCAACTGGGAACCAGGCAAAGAGGGGATTGCCTCAGCTCCAAGCACACTCAAGGATGCTCTTGCAAGAGAAAAGGAAGAGGGTGCAGAACGCTGGTACCTTAAGAGAGTCAAAGCGTGA
- a CDS encoding TA0956 family protein — MYNITVGDRHPAVICVDLSNVRQSLLALADVLSSDYVEEGLQEFIEEFSRTDEVMPEDKTVGFVVVNSTKRVLSLSFASIPEDLAHNLKADADSFRKIGYDVQLDIE, encoded by the coding sequence ATGTACAACATTACCGTGGGGGACAGGCACCCCGCAGTAATTTGTGTTGATCTCTCAAATGTCAGACAATCACTTCTTGCCCTTGCAGATGTGCTCTCCAGTGATTATGTGGAGGAAGGCCTGCAGGAGTTCATTGAGGAATTCTCCAGAACGGATGAGGTCATGCCGGAGGACAAGACAGTGGGCTTTGTGGTTGTTAACTCCACGAAACGGGTCCTGTCATTGTCCTTTGCTTCCATTCCAGAGGATCTCGCGCATAATCTAAAGGCAGATGCCGATTCCTTCAGGAAAATAGGCTACGATGTCCAGCTGGACATTGAATGA
- the tatA gene encoding twin-arginine translocase TatA/TatE family subunit — translation MFDSPIEWLIVVAVILLLFGSTKKIPEFARNLGKATGEFKRGQMELENEIKKAMNPAPAAADANKAIDYTEIARNLGIDPANKTHEQLTKEIAEKLKLNDQ, via the coding sequence ATGTTTGATTCACCCATAGAGTGGTTGATCGTTGTGGCGGTTATACTCCTGCTTTTTGGTAGCACTAAGAAGATCCCGGAATTCGCCAGGAACCTTGGAAAAGCGACAGGCGAATTCAAGCGCGGGCAGATGGAGCTTGAGAATGAAATCAAGAAAGCCATGAATCCGGCGCCGGCAGCTGCTGATGCCAACAAAGCCATAGATTATACCGAGATAGCACGCAACCTTGGAATCGATCCTGCAAACAAGACCCACGAACAGCTCACAAAGGAAATCGCTGAGAAACTGAAGCTCAATGATCAATGA
- a CDS encoding twin-arginine translocase subunit TatC, producing the protein MTDEEFLPIIFKNIDELRFRLVRILEVFGFFFIFFLIFSITRVTLFGVSFPFITFDVYHNIPAQFLKLLEAHIIPSGTQLLVLKPTDGVSANIYTALFLSLIFAMPNIVYQIGKFIGPALKKSEKELIRVITVPASLLFAAGAFMGLWFVAPELFTIFHNFNIGLGAESTMGVMSFVSFLLLYVVSFGVAFEIPVFMYGLTRSGMVQAETWYKYWRYAIVGSLIFGMIFSPGVLGFTMMVMSLPMIALYFAGAYFAMRYQKKYGQKESNTVTEAL; encoded by the coding sequence ATGACAGACGAAGAATTCCTGCCAATTATCTTTAAGAATATAGATGAGTTGCGTTTTCGCCTAGTCCGTATTCTTGAAGTGTTTGGATTCTTCTTCATATTCTTCCTGATTTTTTCCATAACCAGGGTGACACTATTTGGTGTGTCATTCCCATTCATCACGTTCGATGTTTACCATAATATTCCTGCCCAGTTCCTGAAACTTCTGGAAGCACACATAATACCCAGCGGGACCCAGCTGCTTGTATTGAAGCCGACAGACGGGGTCTCAGCAAACATATACACAGCGCTGTTCCTTTCCCTCATATTCGCCATGCCCAATATCGTATATCAGATAGGCAAGTTCATCGGCCCTGCACTTAAGAAGAGCGAGAAGGAACTCATAAGAGTCATAACTGTGCCAGCAAGCCTTCTATTTGCAGCAGGCGCATTCATGGGCCTCTGGTTCGTGGCTCCGGAACTCTTCACCATATTTCACAATTTCAATATTGGTCTTGGAGCCGAATCCACCATGGGAGTAATGAGCTTCGTATCTTTCCTTCTTCTGTATGTGGTGAGCTTTGGGGTAGCGTTTGAGATTCCAGTGTTCATGTATGGGCTTACAAGATCAGGCATGGTTCAGGCCGAAACCTGGTACAAGTACTGGAGGTACGCAATCGTTGGATCATTGATTTTCGGAATGATCTTCTCCCCTGGTGTGCTTGGGTTCACAATGATGGTGATGTCACTTCCCATGATTGCACTGTATTTTGCAGGTGCCTATTTCGCCATGAGGTACCAGAAAAAATACGGCCAGAAGGAATCAAATACTGTTACGGAAGCGCTCTAA